Below is a window of Solanum stenotomum isolate F172 chromosome 7, ASM1918654v1, whole genome shotgun sequence DNA.
GATGGTTAAATGTATGTACATTGTTTTAGTAGGCAAAGAGTTGACCAGCCAAGAACCCACACGTTCAGAAGACGATGATGCGATCAAATGGATGTGGGTATACTAGGAGAGAAATGTCCTCCTACGGATGAGAAAACGAGGTTGAAATGATTTAGACATTTGAAGAAGAGATGTGCAAATGCACTAGTAAAAATGTGTGAATGGTTGATTATAGCATATTTAGGAGATGTAGAAGTAGGTTAAAGAAGAACTAGGATAAAACAGGGCAAAGTTAAAATAGACACATACACACGATATGACATATTTTTAGCTTACTGAGTACATGACAGTTACATTTGACACTAACACCTCACCTCAAGTTGATTAAAATATATTGACGTACGACTCAAGATTGATTATTGAGCTCCAAGTTAATTAGAACGGATGGACGTGCAACTCAAGATTGATTGTTCAACTCCgatgttaaaaagaaaaaagaagagaaaaagagagtACCAGAACATTTGAGTAGCGCGCTCTTTTACAACTAACTCCCTCCCCGGTAAAACCCAAACCCCGCGGGCCACCGCCTTCAGCCTTATAAAATCAACTTTTATCTTTGAGAAGTGATCAGCTCAAGATTCTTGATTTTCTGGACACCCTTTTACTGATTACTTCCAATGACAGAAACCAGAACCTGTGAATTTGATCATAACAACAACCCAAAGAAGAACACCAGGAGTACTGAAGAACTCAAAGATGGGTTTTCTGGGTTGCCCTATTCTGGGGTTGAAGATGGGTTATCTGGGTTACCCTGTTTTGGGGTTGAAGATGATAAAGGTGGAATCTTGGAAGATGGGTTTGCagaaaaagggaagaagaaaaggagaatTTGTGAAATGGGTCAGTTGAGTGATCCATTAGTTGTTCTTGGGTCAGatattatgttgatgattttgagCTGTCTTGACGCACGCAGCGTGGCACTGTGTCTCCTTGTATCTTGTGGGTGGAGGGGTATTGCTTCTTCTGATAAGATTTGGAGCTCCAAGGTTTGAACTTTCATCTAGTTGAATCGTCAAAGTTCAATTTTGGTAAATTAGGGTTCATTTCATGTCAATACTTTGTTACTACAATTGTGTCTGCTTCGTTTTATGCATTTATTACCGATATCGCTCCTCAGTTGCAAATATGTTATGCTTTACtacttatttatcaaaattggTATATAGAACTTTTGCTATGTTATAACACTCACAAATAATGCAATACTTTAGGGTGACAGTAATGGAAATGGCTAGTATGAAATTTCTTGGGCACTTACCTGCTGTGCTATTACTCCTGTAGCTTTCATGTACTCGATTATTGTATTGTTTGTTTAGTTACtgttccttttttttcaaaatgttttttcatgctttttgtaatattttgctATAGTTTCTTCACCTCCGCTATTTTTTTTAACCTGCTTTGAAATGTTTTATtggaaacaacttctctacctcCTAagataggggtaaggtctgcatacactctacaCCCGCGACCTCaagtgggattacactgggtatgttattgttgttgctgttgttggTTTAGGAGTAGCTAACTGCTAACAGTTACATTATTGTTGGGTCAATTTTTGCTTGCAGGTCCTCTATGAACATTTCTAGTTGGTTTGTTGGGAAGATGATAAATTGTTGAAGATCAATTGTCTCTTATGTTTCTTGCTCTTAATTGCTTTACCAGGTACTGGAACATATAATCTTCAGGGATTATTCTTAAATTGAATCTTCCTTTCCTATGAAGAACATTGGATCTTCTTCAATTTTACCGTCTCCCCTTAGAGACTATAAATTACGTAAAAAGCACATTGTCTTTGTGTATCTTCTTGCCCATTTGATCTGGAGTTTAGCCCTTTTAAGAATACACATTGCACGCTCTCTATGCTATGttatctttaaaaaatcaaCCACCTCAAAAGGAATTTTCATCCTTTACACATGctttaaaaaagagaaattatcaCGTAATAACTTATAAAAGTGGAGGTAACCGTACTCAAATAGAGATGTGATAGAAACTACATTTCAGGACTGTGAGGTTATTCCAGGAGTACCACTGACCACCCACCATAGGCTTAGTAGTCTTAGATGTAAAGCTTAATGACAGAATTGAAAGCAAATGACTTGCAAACAAACTGCTAATTAGGTGGTGGACTTAAAGAGTACTAACCAGTTAGCATTTCAAGGGAATCTATGGAAGAAGGGATCTTGGGACGTTGAGGAAAACTATGTCAATACACTCGACGACTCTAACCAATTGATTGTGGAATACGGCCTTCTGAAATCTTAGAAGATTAATGTCTATGAACCACGGTGTTGGGAGTTTGAACCCCTTCTCATCAACAACCCGCCTAAGAGAAGTACCTtttctctgaaatttgaaaatttgggtTGAGGAAGGGATTACCAATGTGGAAATCCCAGGTTTCAACCTCTACTATAACACTTGATGTGAGTCCATCTACTTCAGCCCTGATGGTAGGATTACCTTGTCGTCCTATAAGATTAATGGCTATGAACCATAGTGTGGAGTATGGCCTTCTGAAAGCTTAGAAAATTAACGGCTATGAGCAACCACGGTGTTGGGAGTTTGAACCCCTCCTCGCCAACAATCAGCctaaaaggaaagtaagatACTTTCTAGGGGTTGAAAAGTAGGTTGAGGTCTGGGATTAAAAACGTGGAAATCCAAGGTTTCAATCTTTAGTTATAACAGCACTTGTGGGTCCATCTACGTAAGTCATAGTGGTAGGACTACCATGGTGACTTATACTTGTGAGTTGGACAGGCTGCACTATGGAATAGTCAAGGTGCATGTGACCCGGACACCattaatgaagaaaataaagagaaaaaaaatcgtAACTTGGGATACAATATGCTATACAATTGTAATACCTTTTTCTTGGAGTCATCAACAGTTCCATAAAGGTGTGAGTTTTGCTCAGTATTTGTTGTTCCCTTTGCTCACTATTTGTTGTCTCCTTTCACTACATGTTAATAATTCAGAGTTCATCCTTTGTAAAATGACATCGTCTGCCATCCTGCTCTAGCGAGTAAACAACAGTAAAAAGCTAAATATGAATAGATGAAGTCATGTGCACATTTATTTACAAGCAGATCAATCATCTTTCTTGGCATCTCTTTGTAGTGTGAAGAATTATGGCAAGGCAAAACACATTTACCTCGGATAGCAAAAGTCAATGATTTATCGAAGTGGGCGGTTTACTCACTGTCCATAATGGATGGTAAACGTGTGAGTATTGGAACTCTCTCCTTAGCACTTGCACATACAAAATCTGTtacctttttcttttgatttgtctAACGttactttttcatatattatatgtCTTAGAAGCGAATAAGAAAGGAGGATTTGTATGATCATGTGTGGGAGTTCCATTTCACCGAGGTATGAGCTGAAGTGCCTATTTCATATTTCTACTTTCCAAGTTTAACTTTGATTTACTTACCAATTTGAAGTCCATGAATAGGCATTATCCACCCATAGAAATCATGCATGGCTGCAGCGCGCACCAAATTGAGTAGGTAGAGTTTGTACGTGCTTGAGAACTCTGTCCGATTGAAGTTAAAACGTCCGAAATTTTTTGAGGGATCAGTCACTTTGTGTAGCTTTGCAAGTGGTTGGTAAGAATGCATAATATCTTGCCTTATTTCTTGTTCATTATGTTCAACCTTTTGTTCTTCCAAAAATTTACCGGTTTTATTGATGTCACTGGTCAGTTTCATAGAGCTTCTGCCAAATTGAAAACGGTTTGCTTGGTTCTGTCTCCTGTAAGTGCTATTTGAACCACCCTTGCTGCTGCCTTTGCATGTTATTTCTTCACAGTTTAATGCCTCTTGAATCAATAAATCTTTTATTGGAAACGAGAGAAAGGAAGAGAAGgtcattgaatttttttttggtttgacaagagtgaaaaaaaggaaatgaaggagaaaatatTTCCCTCTTTTCCTTTCCCTAGTTTCCGTCATAGGATAAAATAGATAAACATAATCGTTGTATAACTGCAACCTATATTACTTCTGTCGACGACTCCTTAGGCGGCTCCTGAGTATTGGCGAATGCTCGATCCCTACTGGAACGGAACAGGACGTCCCCTGCGCCGTTATTTCCTTCCAGATGGAAGTCAGACTGCAGAACCAGATGACAAGATATGGGGTGGTCATGAGTCTTGCTACTCCATAGTAACTAGCGTGCTTGCAGATGGGAAAATAAGAGCACACTATGTGAGGATAAACCGTTGGCCGCCGATGTATGTGACAAGGAAGGAAGATTGGAGCTGGGAGATCTCTAACAACTTCTGTACCTACAGGAGCATACCAGATGCTGATAAAAAAGATGGGACTGGACCTTTGTTTCTACTTCACTAAGCCTCTACTACTTTTGCAGTAGTAGTATCAATGTGCTTTGAAGCCAAACTATGGAAATGTTTGTTTTGTCTTTCGATGGAGTTTGTGTTTGTTTGAATAATTGTAAGGCTGTGAATGGAAAGACTACCAGGCCTTTTGTAAAGTACATTTTGTTGATACTAATAAGTCTTCCAAGTTTTAATTGTTGCTACTTTCTACAACTGTTCATGAGCTAGGGGCTTAGCTTAGCAGTGTTCATGAATTAATTCGACTGTGAATGTTTGCCTAATACTTTGTCCTAACGTCCATTTAGAAGTCACTTATTAAAGAAATGGTCTTTATGTGTTGGGTGATATTGCAATTATCCATAACCACATTTATTCATCGCCTTGAAATTGGGTATCTATAAAGAATATTAGGGAATTTAATCACCTCCATTGATCTTCCTGTTTTGTTTTGAGAAAAGACATTCCATCTTTCTGTGTTAGTTGAGGTTATTTGCCTCTGGCATGGCATAGGTTTACCATACAAACACCATGGGATTATGTAAATTAGTAATACGACAGTTTACTGTTAAGGAAAGTGATAATAATTAGGAAAACAATCTTTAGCATAACTCAATATTTGTCAGAAACATTCAACAATAACTTCGGCTAGATTTGGCTTCTCCTAGTGTTTGAGGCAACTGGAAAAGCCACTTCCATATTGTAATTGGATAAAACACTTTGAAAAGATAGATGATGATTGAAATATTGGAGACAAGGACGTCTATTCATTAAAACGATCTGAATCAACTATTAGAGAACATGAACTTGCATTGTCTCTTATAATCCCAACTCGTAATGCAGATAGGAGGGAGAATGCTAATAGCGTTAAAGCAAATCCTGTAACATCATCTTAAACATGTTGCACAGATTTTGCATATACAATTTTATTCCAATGAGGAAGAAATCCAAAGGAAAGTATGAACTCCACTGACATGAACCAGTTTTTCGTGCTGCATGTCCTGGAAGCTTTACCAGCATCTTACCAGACATCAGGACGAAGCTCTCCAGTTGCTGGTGGCATCCATTTCCCAGAGTTGTAAACACTTTCACCAACTTTCCAACCGGGAACATCCTTCATGATTCTCGCCTCTTCTTCAAGATACTTCTTCCACTCTTTAACAAATCtaaataagcaaaaaaaaaaaaaagcagtaGGATAAATTATAACGAGTTCAGACTACAATAAATAAACAGGAGCATGGAATGGAAACAAATTCAAGAAGGCTCACCTTTCATCTTCTTCAGCTTGAAGCATGGGCAAGATAGCCCTTCGGGCAGcatatttttcttcctttatcaCCCTACATAATGAAAATATTATCAGAACTTCTTCTAAAGAAGTTTGAGATTGACGGTGGTTTTGGGAACTATGGAGGTGTCAGCCAGTGCACATATTCCAAAACATAAGAAGGAAGTTTTAGGTATGTCCTCAGATCAACTTCTCCAAGCTCCTCCAAGAACCCCGATATCAGAGAACTCTGACTCCTAAGTTTTCAGAGCATGGATAACAAATGATGATCCAACATTGGTTAAAACACCATCAATGATGCATCTAGCCCTGATATTATGCTCAAGTGAAATGGACCTTGGGACTATTTCAAATccaaaagttagctcatgaATTGAAAATACTCCACTACCACATAGAAAGACAAACAGCCCACACCCTCAAACAAATGTATGCGTCAGGTGAGAAGTGACCAAGACAATATATAGATATTAGAACACAGACCTCCAAACCATGTAAGCCTTAACACGGGCATGCTCCATTTGGAGCATAGATGAAATAACATGGCAGTTTAACACTAGGTAATTAAACACAAGGATAGGTTTGGCTCTAAATACCAAGTTGAATTATGTGACTACCTTATctcaaaacttaaaattattcGAGTGAAGacatctttatttatttatattaggtCTTCAATCCAAACAATTGATGACTAATGTAAATAAACAACATCCAGAGTCCCACAAGCAGTGGAACTTCATCCTTTTATGAGTTGATCATATGATAAATGCTTAAACATGAGTTTACATAAAGAGAAAAAGCTGGCAACACAAAATAGATTTTCAACCATGTAGAAGGAATGACATGCATGCTGATTTGAATCATTAACA
It encodes the following:
- the LOC125870887 gene encoding uncharacterized protein LOC125870887 isoform X1; the encoded protein is MTETRTCEFDHNNNPKKNTRSTEELKDGFSGLPYSGVEDGLSGLPCFGVEDDKGGILEDGFAEKGKKKRRICEMGQLSDPLVVLGSDIMLMILSCLDARSVALCLLVSCGWRGIASSDKIWSSKCEELWQGKTHLPRIAKVNDLSKWAVYSLSIMDGKRKRIRKEDLYDHVWEFHFTEAAPEYWRMLDPYWNGTGRPLRRYFLPDGSQTAEPDDKIWGGHESCYSIVTSVLADGKIRAHYVRINRWPPMYVTRKEDWSWEISNNFCTYRSIPDADKKDGTGPLFLLH
- the LOC125870887 gene encoding uncharacterized protein LOC125870887 isoform X2; translated protein: MTETRTCEFDHNNNPKKNTRSTEELKDGFSGLPYSGVEDGLSGLPCFGVEDDKGGILEDGFAEKGKKKRRICEMGQLSDPLVVLGSDIMLMILSCLDARSVALCLLVSCGWRGIASSDKIWSSKCEELWQGKTHLPRIAKVNDLSKWAVYSLSIMDGKRRIRKEDLYDHVWEFHFTEAAPEYWRMLDPYWNGTGRPLRRYFLPDGSQTAEPDDKIWGGHESCYSIVTSVLADGKIRAHYVRINRWPPMYVTRKEDWSWEISNNFCTYRSIPDADKKDGTGPLFLLH
- the LOC125870348 gene encoding NADH dehydrogenase [ubiquinone] 1 alpha subcomplex subunit 13-B: MTEAMIRKKAGMASVKDMPLLQDGPPPGGFAPVRFARRIPNTGPSAMAIFLTAFGVFSWGMYQVGVGNKKRRVIKEEKYAARRAILPMLQAEEDERFVKEWKKYLEEEARIMKDVPGWKVGESVYNSGKWMPPATGELRPDVW